The Nomia melanderi isolate GNS246 chromosome 4, iyNomMela1, whole genome shotgun sequence genome segment ACGCAACAATCGATGATAGAGAAGCAATTTTTGcttggaagcttttcactagaagcATTAGACACTCCGATCGAACATACGACACTGAAACGAACTAATCAGAAATgcgtcaattaagaaacaaagctttatAGAAACACTTCACacaaaactgaatattataacactttgtaattatatcaaatcaaatgactgagagtcacctctcgagtaccaAGGGTTAATTTAGACTTGAAAGCATCAACATTCAAGCCACTCATTCTTAAAATACCATTTCCAAGCATTCCAAAAGTGTAGTTGGTAGTTTGTAGTCTTCGCAATGACTCCATTCCGACGGTGTAAAGCAAGAGATTCCAATACCTTTGAAAGCTACATACATCTTTCCCATTTGTCGCTAATAATCGTCGATCCGAGACGGTGAACCACACCGCGAGACGGATCGATGACACGTGTCATTGTCAAGAGCTACCTATGCACGTACCGCGTTGTGTGCCGAGCCATGATGCAAACAACAACGTCTGAACCCGTTCGGTTTCATCAGCCCCGGAATCGAACTGGTTTGTCCCGCTGATAACCGGCCACGGGAATCGCGAGGGAATCGTGAAAAGTCGATATTTCGCATCTGTTCTTTCGTCTCCAATATCTTTTGTACACAGATACAGTGAATCGACGATGGCCGATATAAACCGTCCGTCTTTGTCCGACCAACGTAATCGTAGTTCCCTTTTAAACCctaataatagtgataataacaataatagtaatcaTAATAAGCGAATCGATCTGCTCGACCAGGGGCGAGCCGCgaagttataattaaattgaacgCATGTAACGAGCCGCCGTAACGATTCTATTTTAACGACGGCACGCTGGAAAGTTAATTCGTTGCGTAACCGATCGTcgcatttttttataataacggGTCCCGCAGATCCTTTCGAATTCCAGGACGTGGAAGCGGTCGATGGAACCTGTAACTTTCGATGGAATTTCTTTTGTCAACCGTTACGATTTTCTTTGCGACTAGATGCAGTGGTTTTATGTGACTGTTAACGATTTACtgttaattaatgatattatttactattatttagtattgATGATATTATTCACTGTTATTTACTATTAATGATATtcactattatttactattaacccttcgcactcggaagtttctcactagaaatatttggacattttctgatgaaatatagacgacattgtttgaaactaatttaacgataattcacagatatattaagcaacaaagctattctatttaaatatttcacattgcaaaatgTCATTTcgatttaaaatactgaatattgaacttcatagttttgctgtatcaaatcaagtggtgactgatggttttgtaatttatcagcagctgcactaatttttatggtatctctagcgaaaattacaaatgctataacatttcttatatcttttatttttcttagtgcaaaatttggatgtgtggaaaatctagtAAATTTAGGCTTAGAAAATCTAGtaaatttctttgattcattaaaatattcaatattacaactggtgcaatattggagcctacagagttcaaagggttaaatggtacaattgtgatactacaaataaatatagaaaaaatggttaaaacaggttgcaataaaatagaatgtcgagtctgactcgaggactgctaagggttgacTTTCTCGAAAAGATCGTTTTCGCGTTTCATTGTTGACGCTTTACATTTTTGTTTCAGCTTCGAACGTGTGCTGGATAGTGGGGACTCGAGCCTCGATCGGTCAGCCACCTTGGCTCGAGAGTAGACGCGGCTGCGAGCGGGAATCCCCGAGTCCTTAAGCAAGGGGAAATTGGAGACTGGACTGTCCGCCTTCGGATTATTCCTCTGCAGCAATGATTCTGGGTAACCGGTCCGCTAAAAATAGCGCGAAAGCACGGCCGTGTTTGCACGAGACCGTTCACCGCGATGACAATGCATCTATCgttagcagcatcctcgattaTCACGTGCCTTCTCTCGATCTGCTTTTCTTAGCTGTCGCGCgaatgtttatttatgtttatttatcatGCGCTGACGTTTTTGTGAATGGGAACCGAAATCAAAGGCTGGCTTCGAGTTTGTACGGACCTGATTCTCGTgcgtgattaaccctttgacctctgtagactccaatattgcactagttgtaatattaaatattttaatgaattttaagcagactaccctaaaattattagattttctattgtgaattattagatttttattaacagatcgaaggaatgttgcagcattgaaatttataagccacattgcAATGAATTTAACGCTTTGacctctgtaggctccaatattgctccagttgtaacgttaaatattttaatgaattttaagaagacTACCTTAATATATATAACATTGGTTATAACATTGGTAGTTTTCAGTAGGACCACCATCAAAATTGGTAGTAGCTGCCGACACTTTATGAAACCAtacggagtgctaagggttaaacgaacGGATTCACCCGTATGCGATATTAGAGAATATCTATTCGAACTCTCGAAAAGCATGTTCTTATGTAACAGCTTTTCTAAGAAATCGCGAACCGGTTTATTGAACTCCGATTACGGCGATAAGCCATTGGCTAACCGTAATCTCCTCCGGTTCCAATTCGGAATTACCGAGTGTacagaaaatttcatataaacgaACATTCGATGATCTAGCCGTAAAACGATCCGTCTAGTAATCCGACGCTTCTGAAAGCTACAGAATGATCGACGTGCAACTCGCATAATTTCTGTCTCCCATTGCGAGCGTCGCAAAATATACACGTGCATAATTCAAGAAAACAATCGTcagtcaattaattaataaaaggaTGATAACAATTCCTTACTCGATGTCCAAAATTATCAACTCGTTGCAAAGATAAGAATCGTTTCTTGGGACGTTAATTGAAACGTCGTCTTGTACTTTCAGAATAATTCGTTCAACGACCCCGTGTTACGTATAGAAACATTTTCGACAGTCGTGCCCGAAAATTGAAAACCGTCCGTCCAACTATAGGAATTCGGACGAGGGATTACTGGAAATCTGGCGGGCCGTTCGTGAGAAACTCGGTGACGTAAAATGGCGCAATTTGCCCCCGCCCCGCGTAATCCAAACGTTCGGCGACCGTCGAACGCACAAAGAAGAAGACAGAAATATTATCTTATCGGCGCCAGAGTCTTGGGAacggaaaggagaaaaaaaaaattggaattctTCATTATCTTACTCATAAGATTGCGAGTCGTGATATCGTTCCGGGAAGACGGCGTTATCTGCAGCGTTATCGTCGAAACAATAGTTCCACGAGCGTTACGGAATTAGTAAATACACTCGTTGaccaaattaattacaaaacgaaGAATATGATGTTTCGTggtaagtttaaaaaaaaagcgGAGAAAACCGGTTTGGCCAACGAGAGGTTCGAACGGATCGAACTTTTTTCCCGGATAATTCACCGGTTATCCGAGTAAACGGAACGCGGGGAAGCACAAGGCGAAACGGGAAATAATGACTTTTTCCCTCTCGACGTTATATTCTCGGACGGTATCTCCTGCCGCTTATCTGCGCCGATTTTATCGGTTTGTAATATACACAAACGAAGTGTCGCGACACTTGGAACGTTTAGGAAATTATCGCGATAATTGTGCAACGATCGGAATACGGCGAATCAAATTTAAGTAAATCTCGAAAGCGATGGCCTTCCGACGACTACGAAACGTCGAGATTAACGATCggatggaattttatatttttcggtTAATTTCGAGGTTGATCGGTGTTGGCAAATTCTCGAGCGAAAAAGCGAGAGAATTGCGCAGCCTGGTCAGTTCCCCGTATCTCGAGCTGTTAAGCACCTGTATCAGGCCACGCTCATCGGAAGCCGATTTATATTTAGACCGGTTCCTGGAACCAATCTTCTTATAGAAATCTTTTGTTTAGGCTACGCCGCGATCGGGCCGAAAGCGTCCTCGGTGTTCCGCGGAAGCGTCTGGCGGGCTTGGAAACACGTCATTGGCTCGCCGCGGCTTTTTCGGGGGACCGTCGGATGGGAACCAGACTTGGTAATGAGTGGCGATGGGTACTTGAACTCTGAGTTCGGAATAGTCGAGGATTTTGGGGACTGTCGAAAGTTGAATCAATTTGAGTAGGGGTTCAGATTTGCTGGAGGTGGAGACTTTGGAGAGTTTGAGGGTTTTGAGGTCTGGTGACCTTTTAGGCTTTAAGTTTTGAGATTTTGGAGGTTTTCGGAACTTTGAGACTTTTTAGAGCTTAAGACTTTCGAGACTTTCGAAACTTTGAGACTTTTTAGACTTTGGGACGTTCAGAACTTTGAGGCTTTTTAGATCTTGAGACCTTTAAAATTGTGAGAGTTGTAAGACTTCAAGACTTTTAATACTGTGAGGCTTTTTAGACTTTAAGATTTTCGAGACTTTCGGAACTTTGAGACTTTCGAGACTTTCTAGACTTCCAGACGTTCAATACTTTAAGACTTTCGAGACCTACAGAACTTTGAGACTTTTTAGACTTTAAGACTTTCAAAACTTTCGAAACTTTGAGACTTTGAGACATTCTATACTTCGAGACATTCAAAACTTTGGGACTTTTTAGACCTCAAGACCTTTAAAATCTTGAGAGTTGTGAAACTTCAAGATTTTCACCACTGTGAGATGTTCTAAAGTCCAACCCTTCCAAGTCTCTGGAACTTTCAGACTTCCAGACATTCGATACTTTAAGACTTTCGAGACTTGCAGAACTTTgagaatttttaaactttaagactttcaagactttcaaaACTTTGAGACTTCCTAGATTTCGAGACTTTAAGACACTCAATCGCAGGATACCGAATCCTATTTAAAGTGATCCGAATATTTCGCAATGTTCTATCCAtttgaaacgattaaaaatcTTGATAATTCCTCGCCAGGTACGAGCGATCGCGAGGAACACGGAGATCTCGAGAGATCACATGACGCCGGAGATCGGATTGCATCTGCTAACGCCTAATTGCCACTTGTACCACGCGCCGTTCTTGAACGCGCTGGAAGAGGACGAAGCGAGGAAGGCGGTGTTCACGGAACCCTTCTGGTCGATTTACTGGCCAGGCGGACAGGCGTTGACGAGGTTTATTTTGGACGAGGGAAAGTCTCTCTTCTCGGGATCCGCGAAAACGAAGGTTTTGGACGTGGGATGCGGCTGCGGCGCCGCCGCCATTGCCGCGAAACTGGTCGGCGCGGGAATAGTCGTGGCGAACGATATAGATAAAGGTACGGTGTGAAAGTTAATTGGGTCAGAACGTGCTCAGAGATTGATCGGTGTAACGATCAATTATGTAATAGGCACATATTACAAGAAAACCAGCGGAACAGCTATATCGATGTTGTTATCTGGATTATCTAGAAAGAATGTTGACTCATTGCCTACCACGGGAACCTCGAGTGTTCTATGTATCGCTTATCCTTTCGTCGCAgagataaatagaaacaattattaatcatttcgtgTACTTCCCAGTCACTCGAAAACAGTTGTAACAAAGAGATTAACgtcgaatagaaataattaataacgcgACTGAAtgattaacattaggtttacgaatATTTATCGCACAGTAAGTTCTACTGCTCTTAGGGAAATTGAGATTCGTTCGATTACCTTCTGATAATTAGAGATTTAAGCGTAGGTAATTAGGATACATGTTCGTACAGCTGGAAGATCACTCGATAACGCAACGTCCAACGTTCAGTTTTATAATTGCAAATGCTTACGTGTGACTCTATCAGCGATTAGTAAATCAGTAATCGAAAGTATCAGCAATTTAGAAACAAAACCAACAGAGAATCGGCTGAGAAAGTATCGAGCACTTTTCCCGTCGCGACCGGTCAACTAACCGGCTGTAAAATCAAGAGAAACAAGTTAAATGATAAATGTTTTGCAGTGAAAACAGACAAAAGGAAAGGCAAGGATTGAGAAACTGAGCGATCGGACGATATAGGAAGTGAtattaaccaattaaaaattagttgcagttgctgatataTCACAAAACcatccggagtgcaaagggttaacaccaaAACCATCGGAgaggtcaaatgacccatgcctgatgtcttctttgtgcaattattaggaaggtaacaaatgtttctctgagaaattattaaagaaattcatttactacgcaaattgaattgtaaatcaattgaagtccgAACAGATGcagtcttggagtttctatagcgaaattttcaaaagtcagtcgaagtgctcggtagttttactgttaactggtgcaatattggagcctagagagttcaaagggttaatttaccaGACGTATCCTGCAGTCTCGCGCGGGATTTCCGCCGGTTCGTCTGGGTTGCGTCGGGTTCGTTCCGAGCGGAGCCGGTTCTTCACCGGGAACTCCCTTCCACGAGCCAAGATAACTGCGGGAACTTCCAACGATGGAGGCCGCGTCGCGAGCCAAGACAATAATTGCGTTTCACTTGCAACGAGGAAACGCGATACCTTCTGCGATGCTTCTTCCCTGCTCGCGATTTTGCATAATCGCGAATGTTGTCAACGTTCCTCCGCAACATAGTTTCCCAGGGAATTCTCCGCAGCCTCGATTTTGAATAACCGCTCTCGATCGAAGCTGCAGCTGCTTTCCTCGCGAATATTATCAACGTTCCTTTGTAACATTGTTTCCCTCGAGCCAACGGCGTTGAAACCGGTTTCGAACCAATCCGCttctataattacattttcgGAGAAACGAGATAACGGCCGGTCTTCCGCTTTCCTCGTAATCGGCGGCCACGTTTTCCGTGTCTCGTGCGAACCCGAACCGATAACTCAGCCCGGACACCTCCCACCGTTGATACGCGGAATCGTTTTAATTCTTCGTTAACGAACGCTTTTTCCTGTACGGAATTCCGCGACGCCGTAATTCGCTCAAGCTCGCCCCGGAATCCGTGGAATTTTCACGTAACCGTCCCTCGCCGTTGGAACGGCGCTTTATATATAGAATCGCCGCCTCTCCGCTGATTGGTAAAATATTCTTCGTCTTTCATTCATCGGCTGAGCGAATATTTCCGTGGAATACTGAATGACTTCTACTTTTAGCAACGAGAGCAATGGCGACGGAGAGGGAGCGAGATTTTACTTTTCgaggaaaattaagaaaaacggAATCTTCTACATAGAATTTGTCAAGCTTGATCACAATAGtctcaattattaattttcaattatttacgtGTTTGTCGGTAGTTCATAGTGTTTCTAACTGGatgaactttaaccctttggcttACTTTACGTCTACTAAGCACGTGTACCATTTCACTAGAGTTTCATTTCACtagtttggaagaaatgcaacgaaattATACATTCTGCTTCAAGTGTGAAACTTCATTTGGAGATGATATATtgataacactagaactaccgagcatttgataccaTTAAAATGTAATCGCTACGAATATTGTAGCacagtttgctttgatccgtgggtaatgaacaacatcgattgttgttggGTTTAGAAATTGTTGAGTTAATTCTTTCGTAATCATTGAAAGCATATAAATGCTTCCTgaagaaatgattgaaatagttgatttattaacccttagcactccagatggttttgtaatctatcatcaactgcaactaatatttattttatttcctggtgcaatattggagcctacagagttcaaagggttaatatacaaattaaagtaCAACATAACTGACATCTTAATCAACGCACTTCTACAGTTTCAATGAAAGAATGTTTGAAAATCGGttcaactgctcggcagttccagcgttaaagaTCTACGCATCAGCTGGCGTCGATTTTCTTTCGCAAGGTGGATCGAAGCCAGCGATCGCGAGAAGAAAGTCAGAAATGTGGGTCAGGCCCGACGGTTTTTCCCCGTTTCGCAGAGAGACGACCGGCCGCCGGAAGGGTCCGGCAGCTCGTGCGTCAGTGAAAGGCTGCCCACTTCTGGGTACCACGCTCGCTGCATTCTAAATTGATCGGGCTCTGACGCAGCGGCGTTACGTCGGGCTTAATTAATCCTATCTCCGCCGGCGGTCGCCGCGAATTCGACGTAGCTCTGACGATTCGCTGCGAGCGAGCCGAACGGTTCGACCGAGGATAGCGATACTTGGCAACAGGTATATTCGCGCTTTCCAATCGTCGCGCGAGCAGCTAATTGGTCCGATCGGTTGACGCGTTTCGTACTGGACCGATTTTTAGATGCTTTAGTACGATTCAATTGTTTCGCTCTTGACCTGTGCTGAGACAACCCTTAGCACAAAATGATTTGATTacgacagcaagagatcagctcgtagtttccttttttactattaagtaattgatatttaatttaaccctttgcactcggaagtttttcactagaaatatttcaacattttcaactTTAAAGCATAGTAATCGATGAGAAGAAATACTATTTCATTTGTAGTTGAAAGAACTGCATGGTAtttgtatttatgaaattttctttaaaatcttcacgaacCCCATACAGTATTATAAGGCAAGTTAATAGGAAAGATTACTGTAACAAACACGTGGTTGATCATTTACTCTACCAGGCGACCGTCGACCTTAAACGGAAAGTTCACTTCAAAGGTAACTCGAGTATTTGAAGAATTTCGTGAACGCTTGAATCGACTTTTCATATTTAAACAaagacatattttttaatacatattttccaTCTTGCAGAAGTCGAAATGATAAAAGTGACTTCAAGGGTAAGCTACGTTACACATTTCACAAATTTCCCATGAAAGTTTCAATGGCTGGCTCAGATCTAACTCCGTAGAAGTAGTTTTCCAGGTCTGGGGACTATCCTGAATTTCTCAGTGCAATCAAGAATTCACTCGGCCGAGCTCCAGCTGGTGGCAGCTTTCTCCTCAGGATTGGGGAGCCGAAGATCCGACGCGGTTCTAGGACACGCGAACGTGGCTCGGGTCGCGTGGCCACGAAGAATCGTGGCGATTGCATAATCCCGATCATCCTCCGTTGGATCGCGAGGCTGGCTGCCACGATCCGTGCGCCGGTGAAAGTGAACTTGAAGAGGCCGCGTGAGATACCGTCCGTCCGACCTGTTCCTGTCCTCACGAGGAATTCCATCGCGAGACCTTGGCTCGGTTTGGCTCGCGTGAATCGGGCCGCGCACGAGCGAGTCGACGCGTCCGAACGGGACACGAATGTATGTAGTTCACGGTAGATAGAAGGGATTGACACTCGCGGACGTGAATGTAGCATTGATCTCCATTGTGATGGAAAATGACATGAATGATGtagcattgaaatttataagctaTATTGTCATGGATTTAAcgctttgaactctgtaggctccaatattgctccagttatattaaatattttaatgaatcaaagaaactagcataaaattattagattttctattaatGCAGTTGCAAAATgcaaaattagttgcagttgttgataaattacaaaaccatctggagtgctaagggttaattctatGCAGCCTTAGTTCTTTGAAATTATcatgcactttaaccctttgcatttggaAGTTTCACTGTACGAACACTTCTTTCtttagttttacttgtttttcGTTTAGCTAGTAAATAGTTGAGCTACTGAATTGAAAGAGTTCGAACTTTTGCATCGACTCAATGGTTGTTTAACATTGTCTTTTATCAATCGCGACTGGCATTGTTTTGGAGAACTGGAATAGATTAAATTCGATTTCAATTGATAATCGTTGTTGGGTGTATGGATTCTATATCGATTTGATAACCGTGATTTATCCATTTCGAGTCTGCATCCTGAGAAAGTGTTGAATGGCTTCTCCGAAATTGCCGTTCGAGTGTTTACGTTGATAAGACGGAACGCCTCTCGCAAAACAGGATTCCTCGATCCGAGCAAAACGAATCCTTCGTCGCTCGGGATTTCCGCGTCAGCTGGGAATCTCTTAAGCGCACCCGGAAAACTGTCTGTAATTCCACTGTTTTGATTCCGTCGTTGCATGTGCGTCATTGTCTCATTGTTTCCACGATTAAAACGTCCAGAATCATCTCTCGCTTTCTGATATTCCCGCTGGCATAATTTTATGAACAGCGTAGAATCATTAATGTCAGTTATCTAACATTAAGATATaaaaagctttgttcctcaatttactcGTGATTTCTCTTCGCGTTCGTTCCAAAGAACATCCTCTTTGTCTACCTAGGAAATAGCAAGGAAATTCTAACgcaatacttccgagtgcaaagggttaaatctgtgTTTGCCTTCCAATGTTCGAGTGATTTTCTCTAATACGTTGAGACAGAATGTTTGTCATTAACTCGTCGCACGTAATTATACGTCATTAGCAATCAAGTGATCTAGAGAGTTGGTTCAAAGTGCATCCACGCAGGTTCCAACTGCACAGCGTGTCGACCACGTGGATCGGAGCGCGCGTCAAAATGGCGCGACTCCCGTCGAGCGTTATCTTATCCTGCGACGGATATTCATTGAGCACGATCGTATCGGTATGATTGCTTTCAAGGAAAATTATGATCGTCGATCGGATTAACGTGTTGCGTTCGTATTTCGAGGATTCGCGTCTATTCGCCGATCTTTATGCGTTTCTCGTTGTCGATAACCCGAATGAGACGTAGTTGTTCCTGTTATAGTCTCGCGACGAGAACGTTGACGATTTCAAAGTAAACGGAGGAACAGCGACGTCATTGGAACCGTTGACagcttaacacgttccgtgccgcgtggggcgtatgcgtataataccaaataatttaccaaagtttaccattataaatatatatgtagccTGGAAGGCCAGGAACTTTTGAGCGCTACagtaatgatatatatattgatatatatttataattataaattatataatatatataatatatataatttataataccaaATGATTTactaaagttatatatatatatatatatatatatatatatatatatatatatatatatatatatatatatatatatatatatataccaaaTAATTTACCAAAGTTTACCATCAGTTTACCATTAGTTTAccaaatgatatttatgaaattcaacaTTCACGTGAGCTTCTTTCGTTAACACTGTAGTAATACCAAATAATTTACCAAAGTTTACCATtagtttaccaaataatatttacgaaattCAACATTTACTTCAGCTTCTCTCGTTAAGACCGTAGCGTTAACAACCAGCCGGTTCTTACAAAAATGATAACGTATCCGGTGCATTACGCAAGCGAGGCTATCgatattgaaaacaatttcgGAGATGGATCGGCGCTCCCGCGATACaactaattacaaaataaaaaaaaaattagtcaGCTGATACGGCGGTTCAAGTGTTAACCGTCAATCCCGACCGCACGCGAACCGATCTGAATCGGTACCCAACCGGTTTCTCGCCGCGTCCCGCGCCCGATAAAACCGGTTGGATCGGGAACTCGTAACGGTTTATAAACAGTAACGTTGATTTTGTAACGAATTCCCTTGTTCCACAGTTAACGAACGCCGACGCACGGTTACGCGTCACTCGGGGATGCGTAATCGCGGTAACGAGCGTTTGTTGCGCAACGCGGAGTTAGTTTCCATCGGCGTTTGTCTCCTCGATAACCCCGGGACTGAAGAACcttaacgcgttccgtgccggcaccatttttttttaacactttcCCTTCAGGCCGCTTTgcaattatattgttttgtttctggagtatgcattgaaatgattaaaatgatgCAAAACTCGTAACTGTCGAGAAGAGGGTGTATAATTTAAGACGCGTAGCACAACgaagcaataaattaatttttttaggaatTGGTTTAACGAATACCTGGCTgatgatatgtaatttatattatttggtattataaattatatacatataattatattg includes the following:
- the LOC116428350 gene encoding uncharacterized protein LOC116428350 isoform X1; translation: MILGYAAIGPKASSVFRGSVWRAWKHVIGSPRLFRGTVGWEPDLVRAIARNTEISRDHMTPEIGLHLLTPNCHLYHAPFLNALEEDEARKAVFTEPFWSIYWPGGQALTRFILDEGKSLFSGSAKTKVLDVGCGCGAAAIAAKLVGAGIVVANDIDKEVEMIKVTSRFSRSGDYPEFLSAIKNSLGRAPAGGSFLLRIGEPKIRRGSRTRERGSGRVATKNRGDCIIPIILRWIARLAATIRAPVKVNLKRPREIPSVRPVPVLTRNSIARPWLGLARVNRAAHERVDASERDTNIEDYTGVAFEVLSGELLD
- the LOC116428350 gene encoding electron transfer flavoprotein beta subunit lysine methyltransferase-like isoform X2, which gives rise to MMFRGYAAIGPKASSVFRGSVWRAWKHVIGSPRLFRGTVGWEPDLVRAIARNTEISRDHMTPEIGLHLLTPNCHLYHAPFLNALEEDEARKAVFTEPFWSIYWPGGQALTRFILDEGKSLFSGSAKTKVLDVGCGCGAAAIAAKLVGAGIVVANDIDKVACVAASMNAALNHVDLQVSQENLLQRPVGNLADVIFVGDMLYDEEIAVTLVPWLEEARERGTRIYLGDPGRHGLTEDLRNRLRLIKSYSLPETVKRENYGYDKCDIWEYVG